From Victivallis lenta:
TCCACCGCGACCAGAGAACGCAAGGCCCGGTGATAGAAAAGCAGGTCCACGAAAAACTCCCGGTCTTCGACGATGATGCGGTACTGATTGCCGACAAAGCAGAAGTCCGCACCGAGAGACTGAATAAAACGTTTGATTTCCCCGACCAATGCGGTTTCCAGTACCCGTTCGTCCACATCTGCGTCATCGCTTGCATCTTCGATGTTGATGTAGTCCAAAAGGTACTCGTCTTTGAATGCGCGGACAGCCCGGGCCGCCTGTTTTTCATCCGGCATCGTCAATGCAAAATTGTTCGGCAATGTTCCGAGCCGGTGATAGTCGTCCGCCTGAAGGTGGGCTTTCAACGTTTCCACACTCCAGAACCGGGAAGCGCACTGGAGGATATAATACCAGCGCTCTTCCGGTTCCTTGCAGGCGGCAAGGATGTACCGGTGGTGCGTAAAGCCGACAGCCAAAAATGCCTGAATCTCGTTAGCGGACAATTCATCGCCTGCCGGAAGAGGGAAGCCGGAAAACTTCAGAACCGGAAAATCATCACCTGTCGAGTGATGATCCGAGGAAAGCAATTCATCACTTGCCGAGTGATGAATTTCATTGCTGTCCGCCGCCCAGGATTCATAAAACAATCTCATATAGCGGATACTGGTCGCAGAGAATCCCCTCAGGCCGGGGAGTTCGGCCTGAAGCTGTCTGGAAATGGCTTCAATGGCGCCGCTCCCCCATTTCCCATGCCGGGTGTTGGCTGAAACATAACCGCCAATGCTGAAATAGAGCTTCAGTTGTTCCGCATTGGCCAGCCGTGCCGCAAGATAACGGCTTTTCAGGATAGCGGTCTTGATTGATTTGACTGCATCTATATAGAAGTTCTGTTTGTCGTTGGTCATAATGTTGCCTCGCCGGCTTGTAAAGTTAATGTTCCATTTCTTCCGGTCCGGTCTTCACACCCGGCTTTCAGGTTCATGGCTGCAGGCAGTTTCATCCATAGCGGGAAAATATCGGGAGATGCCCGGCTCCCCATACAGCAAGCCACCCGTGGGGAGCTTATTACATTTGCCTCAGTTGCCTTCAATATACCGGAATGAATATAATCCGATATCGAGGCTTTTCAAGAAACAATCGATTGCCTTCCTGTGAAGATCAATGAAAAAGGCGGATTTTCAGGAAGCTGCACCGAATGACTTTAAGAAAAGGCAAGTATTCCTTCGTCAATGCCGTACCTGAAAATCCGTTGCTGTCATCTACCTGCCCGGATATCATTTCTTACAGAGGACACCGGGAAACTACGGCAAATCATTCCGAATGCGTCAACAGTTGTTTCAGGGAAACATTCTCCTCGTGGCAGGACTTTTCCAGTTGTTGATAAAAGTTTACGACATTTGTATCGACTAGGGTGTCTTCCTTGTACACTTTCCGTTCCAGCCGCAAGCCTTCAAGGCTTCGGCAGCGCGACAACGCCGTATATAACTGACCGCTGGCGAAACATCCGTTTCCCAGAAAGAGACGTGCACGGTCGAAGCCCATGCCCTGACTTTTATGAATCGTCACCGCCCAGGCAAGGCGGAGAGGAATCTGGATGAAGAAACCTGTCTCAATCTGTTTGATCAGTCCACGCCCGCTATTGCGGTCCCATTCCTGTTCATAGCGGTATACCGACCACTTTGCCGGCTCAATCACGGAAACGCGGTTGTCGTCAAATTGTACGATGACATTCCCGAGTCCGTTTTGATTGCAGGTAATTCCGGCGATAACGCCGAGATCGCCGTTGATGTATTCATAGGTACCATCAGGATTGCGTTTATTGACCAGCGTCATTACCCGTGCTCCGGGTTGCAGCACCAGATTGACCGCTGTCGGATAGTCCTTTTCCGGAAACTTTCCGACAATCTGTGCTTTGAATATCTCCTCCCTGGAATCCAGCCGAGAAGAGCAACGGCGATTGACTTCTTCTGCTTCACGACGGGTAGTGCAAAGACAGATGGGCTGTGCCGTTCCTACTTCGTCCTGCGGATGTCCTGCACAGAGTTTGTTGAGTACAGCTATGCTGTTGAGCCGGATACGCGATCCGGGCAGTACGATGTTGCGCTGTGTAACATCGCCGTGCCGGATATTGTTTAAAATTTGCATAAAGAGTCGGTCGTTACCCTGCCGGTGTACCTGTTTCAGTACCAACGGATGAAACTCTGTTTCCTCCCAGAGGCGGGTTTGAAATGGATACTTCCCGCCTAAATAGTTTTGAAGGTACAACTCCTCCGTATCAGTGGAAATAACCGGCGGCAACTGAAAGAAGTCGCCGCATACAATGACCTGTTTCCCGGCAAATGGACGAAAGCGGTTAATGC
This genomic window contains:
- a CDS encoding PDDEXK nuclease domain-containing protein, encoding MTNDKQNFYIDAVKSIKTAILKSRYLAARLANAEQLKLYFSIGGYVSANTRHGKWGSGAIEAISRQLQAELPGLRGFSATSIRYMRLFYESWAADSNEIHHSASDELLSSDHHSTGDDFPVLKFSGFPLPAGDELSANEIQAFLAVGFTHHRYILAACKEPEERWYYILQCASRFWSVETLKAHLQADDYHRLGTLPNNFALTMPDEKQAARAVRAFKDEYLLDYINIEDASDDADVDERVLETALVGEIKRFIQSLGADFCFVGNQYRIIVEDREFFVDLLFYHRALRSLVAVELKRGEFKPAYLGQLNFYLSALDDKVRHPDENRSIGLLLCQKARRGIVELAVRDFNKPMGVAVYRLNSEIPQPYQSLIPLIDGVEKILNRGVENE
- a CDS encoding ATP-dependent DNA helicase, translating into MEYGFLNPEQHFALELMLAGENVFLTGEAGTGKSTLLRAFREKCDTERTVFLAPTGLAASNIKGQTIHSFCHLKPGLQTPDTLGELGSSRQRQLLSTVRTIVIDEISMVRSDVFSAIDHRLREAATGINRFRPFAGKQVIVCGDFFQLPPVISTDTEELYLQNYLGGKYPFQTRLWEETEFHPLVLKQVHRQGNDRLFMQILNNIRHGDVTQRNIVLPGSRIRLNSIAVLNKLCAGHPQDEVGTAQPICLCTTRREAEEVNRRCSSRLDSREEIFKAQIVGKFPEKDYPTAVNLVLQPGARVMTLVNKRNPDGTYEYINGDLGVIAGITCNQNGLGNVIVQFDDNRVSVIEPAKWSVYRYEQEWDRNSGRGLIKQIETGFFIQIPLRLAWAVTIHKSQGMGFDRARLFLGNGCFASGQLYTALSRCRSLEGLRLERKVYKEDTLVDTNVVNFYQQLEKSCHEENVSLKQLLTHSE